The Candidatus Sulfotelmatobacter sp. genome includes the window GGCGCCGCACATTAAAGATGAGCATCTGGCGGTGTTTGATTGCTCGTTCAAGCCGGCGAAGGGGACGCGGTCGATCGCCTACATGGGACATCTCCGCATGATGGCGGCTGCGCAGCCCTTTATCTCCGGAGCTATATCGAAGACCGTCAATCTACCCAACAACGCTACCGTCGACGACATCATGGAGACTTACCTTCAGGCCTGGAAGCTGGGCATCAAAGCCGTAGCCGTTTATCGCGACGGATGCAAACAGTCCCAGCCGCTGTCGTCGGCTGGCAGCAAGACCGCGAACTCCACCAAGGACGACGCCCGCCTCGCTGCGGCTGCGCCGCAAGTCGAGGAGGCCGATCTCAACGCTCCTCCGCGCGCCGTGCGCCACAAGTTGCAGGAAGAACGCGCCTCGATCACCCACAAATTCAAAGTCGGAGACCACGAGGGCTACATCACCGTCGGCCTCTACCCCGACGGCGAGCCCGGCGAACTCTTCATCACCATGGCCAAAGAAGGATCGACGGTCAGCGGCCTTATGGACAGCTTCGCGCTCGCCGTGTCGATCGCGCTGCAACACGGCGTCCCGCTGAAACTGTTCTGCGAAAAGTTTGCCCACACTAGATTCGAACCGAGTGGATGGTCCGGCAATCCCGACATCGGCTACGCCAAGAGCATCATGGACTACATCTTCCGCTGGCTGCAAATGCGCTTCCTGACCGGCCAGCAGCAATTGCTGTTCGAGAGTTTCCGACCTCGGACCGCAGACCGCGGACCTCAGCCCGAAGGCGCCGGAGATGTGAATGGCGCAACGGGAGTGTCGGGGTCGACGTCTGAAGCCCGAGGTCCGAGGTCCGGTTCACCCCATGCCGCCGACGCCCTCTCCAGCATGATCGACATGGGCGACGCCCCCAGTTGCAGCTTCTGCGGCAGCATCATGACCCGGAATGGAAGCTGCTATCGATGCATGAGCTGCGGCAGCACCAGCGGCTGTTCGTAAGCTTGAATTTGAAAGGACAAGGTTCTGTGGAAGAGCACGGCTTCAGCCGTGCCACCGGGGCACCATCCTCTCCGGCTTTTGGCCGCTGAGGTGAACAAGAGTTGCGGACGAGAACTCGCTCGCTCGTTTGTGGGGATGACTGGCACAAAGATGCCTAACATCTCCAAATAGAAGTGTAAAGAGACAACGACTGTGAGGGGTCACGGCGACGCCGTGGCCCCTTTTTCCGCTGCTGGGCATACGCTGAATGCAGATGACACGAAAGTCCCTTCCCCGGCTGAAACCGGAGACAAATAAGTCAGAATGAGCCAGGAGGGATATATGGCCCCGCTGGGGTGGTGCCGCGGAGCATAAATTCAGGCTGCGACCGACTCCGCCCTGCGACCGGCCAGGCGCAAGCCGATCCAACAACTCACCGGCCAAGTGAGCAGCCACGACAGCCAATACCAGTGCGGCCAGCCTTTGCTCCAGTTGGGAATAGTCGCTGCGATTCCCATGACTTCTCCGATGACAAAGAACCAGAGCACATGCCGAGCGGCGCGGCGGGGGGCAAAGCGGGCGCAGAGCCAGGCGCAGAGGATCGAAATGACGACGAAGAAACCGGTGCTGGCCATCAGAGCGGAATCGGAGGGAATGCGTCCTCGGACGAAGTCACCGGGAAACAGGCGCGAGAGCAACGGGTCAGTTCCGAGAACAAGAATAATTGAGAGCACGTAACTGCCAGCGACGACGGCTATAGACTTGAGCATCGGCTACACCTCCACGGCGCGAATTCTGCGGCCCAAGTATATGCAAAAACCCGCCAAGTTTGCTCACCGTGCTCTGGCTAATACCAGCGTTACATCATCCGGCTGTTCGTTGTCGCCGATCCAGGTATCGACTGCGGCGGTTACGATCTGGCTGATCTGCGGCAGGGGCAAGTCGCGATTGTCGCGGACCAGGTCGATGAGGCGCTGCTCGCCGAATTCGCCGAAGTCGTTTTCTGGTTCCGTGACGCCATCGCTGTAGGCCAGAAAAATCTCTCGGGGATGCATTTCGACCGATCCCTCTTCGTACGTCATGTTGTCGAACAGGCCCACCACAGTTCCTCCGGCTTCGAGCCGGCGGATCGCGCCATCTTTGGCGATCAGGATAGGAGGAAGGTGCCCGCCGTTGCTGTAGGTCAGCTCGTGCGAGCGCCCATCATAGATTCCCAGGAAAAGCGTGGCGTACTTTTCCGGCGGAGTACTCTCGTAGAGCTGGTGGTTGAGCAAGCTGAGCAAGGCTCCTGGAGAAATCTCGACGCCCTCGGGCCATGCCGCCATCGCACGGCCAGAGCCTGCGACTGCGCCCACGGCTACCGGTTCGCGCAACTGCGGCATGGCTTCCATGCTGTAAGCGCGAACCGCGGAGTGAATGGTCGCCATCAGCAGGGCGGCTGAAATTCCTTTGCCGCTGATGTCGCCAACGGCGAGGATCAGCTTGTGGGAGCTGGCGGTTAGAAAGTCGTAGTAATCTCCGCTGACCGTGCGCGCGGGGCGGCAGAAGCCGTGCACTTCGAGCGACTCGAGTTGTGAAATTTGCCGCGGGAAGAGCTGAGCCTGAACTTCCTGCGCGATCACGAGTTCGTTTTCCAGCCTCTGCTTTTCCTTCTGCTCCAGAATTAGCTTCTCGATAGAAGCTGTCATCGAGTTAAACGACAGCGCCAGATGCGCCAGTTGATCGTCGGACTTGACCGGGATGCGATGGCTGAAGTCGCCGCGGTCGATGTGGGTCGTCGCTTCGTGCAACTGCGCCACGGCCCGCGTGACCGTACGTGTCATGCGGGTGCCAATGATCAGCGCGATCAGCTCGATGATGGCGAAAAATATTCCTACGCCGAGCAGGATGTACATCACGCCGCGAGCAAAGACGCCCAGAGCGGCAAACAGATGGCTATACAGCACCGACAGCCGGGTGCGGACCCGCACGACTGCGCCCGTAGTGCTGGTTCCGGTTTTCCAATCGATCACCGACAGCGATGTTCCGGCGAGGGGGATTTCGCGATCAAACGTGCCCGTCGGGTTGGGCAGCGTGCCGACGCTGAAGATGGGATGAAATAAGTTCTGGTTGTTTGCGACCGATTCATCCTGCGGATTTGAACTGATGACGATAGTTTGACGCTTCGGCGGATTGACTGACAAAGAAGTTTGAGCGCCGGAACTCTTCTGCCCGGAACTATCCTGTCCAGATTTTTCCTGGTTAAGCGTATTACTTTTTTCTGTATCTCTCAGCCAGGACGGAGCCAGGAGCGTGATCTCGCCGAGATCGGACGCGATGTTTCCCACTAGCTCGCGGTCAAACGGTTCGCTGGTAACGACCGTCAGTTGGCTCGATCCGACGGGAAGTGAGGAGATGACGCGCAGGTACAATCGGTTCTGGTCCAGAACCATGTCACGGAACTTGCCTTTGGCGAAGCTGGGGAACGTCAGCTTCTCGCCATTGAATTCATCACAGACTGGCAAGGGTTTGGTCCCATACCAGGCGCAGACAGCGCGACGTCCCCAGGCGGGATCGCGCTTTCTTAGTCCGGACAGAGATTCCGCGGCGGGGTTGGCTCCATGCTCCAATCGTGCCGCCAATTCATTGCTGACCGCGGCATTAGCGGCCTCAAGGCTTCGCAACTGGGAATTGATTTCAGAGGTCACCACGAACACGGCAAACTGTCCCGCCAGCCCGTACAGGCTGACGATTGCCATGGTGACCAGCAGCACCGCAGGAATTACGCCGATGAACACATACGTGACGATCAGGCGGTTGCGCAGCCGCCATAGGATTCTGCGCTTCAACCAGCGAAATGCGAGAACCGAAAACAATACCGTCGCGACGAAGACGAGGAAGCCGACCCATCCACTCAAATGCTCGCCCCATGATCGTGCAAACAATCCCAGGAACTTCTGTAGCGCGTATAGCACAGCGGCCATGCCCGCGAAATAGCAGGCGATTCGCGCCATGCGGCCCTGGGGCCACAGTTCGGCCTGGATCAACCGGCTGCGCAATTCTGGATAAGACCATTGCATGCTGAAAAGTTGGACAGTCCGCAGAGGACTTGGATTATACGGCGATGCCAGTTCGATCCGATCGGTGAATCGGCTTCAAAGGCGCATTGATCCGCGCCATCCCTTCACCGTTCAGACTTTTTGCCGATCATATTTCCGGATAGAGATCGAAAAAAGCTTCCAGGCTGGTGCGCAACTGCTTTTCGATCTCTTCTTTGCTGCCTTCGAGCACGTGCATCGTGACGCGGGCCTCCCGGCCGTTGGTCAGCTTCACGGGAGCCTGCCCCACCTCGGCCACATCCTCAGAGGGCAACAGCCTCATGCCATAAATCAGTGTCAAATTCGCCATAGCTAATTCTAAGTCTTCCTTGCCTGCGAAGAAAAATAGTTCGCAGAGTTTGCGAAGCAGCCGTTCCGCTCAAGATGACAATCGCGACAGAGACATCCAAGCTTTTTCGATGTTTCTCGTTTAGAATTCCGCAGTGCGTAGAACTCTGCTTTCCGTTGCCGGCATCGGGCTTCTTTCCCTGGCTGCGCCGCAGGCTGGCGCGCAGGAGCCCGCTGCCAATCCGCCGGCCGCTCAGAATTCGACTCAGCCGCAGGTGAAAATGAACATGCTGAACGTGTGTACGCCTTCGACCGAGGAGCAAAAAGAAATTGCGGCGGCGCTGGCTCGCGTTCCGAAGCAGCCGTTGTTTGGAATGGACTTCGAGGTTTCTCGGGGACGCTCGACGCTGACCGATATGCCCAGCTTTCTGCCCGCAGGATCGAACGCCCATGTCTCCGGCGATCCATCGGTGGCGAGTTACGTGCGAATCCGGCGCGAGTTTTCGGTGCAGGCGCTTTTTTCCAGCGTGCAATATTCGTTCAGCAACGACGGTCAAACCATGGTGGAGACGCTGGTGCTGCACGTGCGCGATCCCAAGGATCTGATTCAGGTTTCGCTCGAAGACAGCGCCTCGGCGGTGACCAGTTCGGAGGCGATGCTGGCGTCGAATACGCCGGCCACTCGGGTTCGGCTGGAGCGTTTCGGCAAGTCGTCGGTGGCGCTGGCCCGATGCCAGGCCGCCGAGGGAGCTGCGGCGCCCGACCAGAGCGCTTATGAACCCTTGTTCCGCACCGCGTCGGAAGTGCTGGCGAATTATCGCGCGCTGTTGAGGGTGAAAAAAATCGTGCCCGAAGAATTGGCGAACATCAGCGGGGAATCGAAGCCGAAGACAGCTGCTCCGGCAGGCAAAGCGGCGAAACCTGCGCATGACAAGGCCTCGCAACCCAACAAATAATTCGAAGGTTACGGCGCAGCTGTTAACTGGAGCGTCTTGCATCGAAAGCTGGAGTCAACCATCTAATCGGCAACTGCAAAATTCATGAGCGAAACTCGAGACGTAGTCATCATTGGGTCCGGATGCGCCGGACACACTGCCGCACTCTACACCGCGCGCGCCAATCTGAAGCCGCTGGTGGTGGAAGGCCACGAGCCGGGCGGACAACTTGCGTTGACCACGCTGGTGGAGAATTTTCCGGGATTCCCCGACGGCATCCTGGGCCCGCAACTGGTCGAGAACATGCGCAAGCAGGCGGAGCGCTTCGGCGCGGAGTACCGCATGATGCATCTCAGCAGCGTCGACCTTAGCAAGCGGCCATTTCTTCTGCATTTGGGAGTTCATCAAGTGCACGCGCAGACTCTGATTATTGCCAGCGGCGCCTCGGCCCGTTGGTTGGGCTTGCCGCATGAGCAGCAACTGATCGGCCACGGGGTTTCGTCGTGCGCCACCTGCGATGGCTTCTTTTTCATGGGAAAAGAAATCGTGGTCGTCGGCGGCGGAGACTCCGCCATGGAAGAGGCGCTGTTTCTGACTCGCTTCGCCACCAAGGTGACAGTCATCCACCGCCGCGATGCCTTCCGCGCGTCGAAGATCATGCTTGAGCGCGCGCAGCGCCATGACAAAATTAAATTCCTGCTCGATACGGTTGTGGAAGATGTGTACGACGTTCACCACAAGGAAGTCACGGGGTTGAAATTGCGCGACGTGAAGACGGATCGAATCTGGGACTTCCCCACCAGCGCGCTTTTTCTCGGCATCGGCCACGAGCCCAACACGAAGATGTTCGACGGCCAACTCGACACTGACGCCGATGGCTACCTGAAAACTCACAACTACGTCTTCACCCGCGTGCATGGCGTGTACGCATGCGGCGACGTGCAGGATCGACGCTATCGCCAGGCCATCACCGCCGCGGGCAGCGGCTGCATGGCCGCCTTGGAAGTAGAGAAGTTCCTGGAAGAACATGGCAAATAGAGATCCGGAATGATCGCCACCGGAGGACCATTATCCTTATCCTTGACGATCGCCTATGCCGGTCCGTCCTCGCAAACCACCATCGTGTTTTTTTTAGTGGAATGATCGTGGCTTTCAGTTCGTCGTTCACGGCGAATCCGCATCCTGTCAGCCAATCGCGTGAGGGTCTCTAAATCCTCATTTGTGATACAAAATTCTGTGACCTTCATGTACGTAACCAGCCTTTCTTCTCCAATATTTCCGGCCCTGGCAGGTCTCGCATGCTAAGGGCGCTCTTCGTCGGGCTCTCTGAGAATCGTTCTCTGCGCAGTTTTGCCGAGCGTTCTGCGATTGGACGCCGCGTCTCCGGCCGCTTCGTGGCCGGCACCGCAATTGACGACGCCGTGCGCGTCACCCAGGCCGTAAACCGCGGCGGCATGAGCGTCAGCATCGACAACCTGGGCGAGAACACGACAAATCCCGAGGAAGCCCGCGAGAGCGCGCAGCTCTATCACCAGATTCTCGACGCCATCGCGGCCAACCATCTCAATGCCAACATCAGCCTAAAGCTTACCCACATGGGATTGGACGTGGACGAGCAACTGGCGCGCGATCTGGTTGCCGGCCTGGTGGCCAAGGCGGCATCCCTGAACCCACCCGGCTTCGTCCGTGTCGATATGGAGGGTTCGCCCTACACGCAACGCACGCTGGATTTTGTTCACGAACTGCACCGCATGCCGGGAAATCAGAATAGCGTCGGCACCGTGATCCAGTCTTATCTGAAGCGCTCCGAAAGCGATATCGAAAAGCTGCTGGCGGAGGGAATTCGCATCCGCCTGTGCAAGGGAGCTTACAAAGAATCCGCAGACATTGCCTTCGCCAGCAAGGCCGACGTGGACGCGAACTACATCCGTCTGATGAAGATTTTAATGAAGAGCGGCATCTATCACGGGATGGCGACGCACGACGAGAACATGATTCGCGCCGGGCAGGCCTTCGCCACGCAGGAAGAGATTTCGCGCGATGCCTTCGAGTTCCAGATGCTCTATGGCATCCGGCGCGATTTGCAACAGAAGTTAGTACGCGACGGTTGGCGTATGCGGGTGTACGTTCCCTTCGGCACCGAATGGTATCCGTATTTTATGCGCCGGTTGGGCGAGCGTCCGGCCAACGTATTTTTCATCGCGCGCAATCTGCTGCGCTCATAGCCGGGCAGGGCGGTCAGAAGTGCCAGGCGATGGCACGTCCGGGCCAATGGCTTGCCTCACCGGCCTTAGTAGAATCAGGCTATGCATTACACCGCCCCGGCAGAGCTGCTGGACATCTTTTCGGTCTTCGTTGCTCCGGATTTGGAAGATGAAAAGATTGACTTGATTCGGGCTGCGCTGTTGATCGCGCGCGGGGAATATCCCGGTCTCGACATCGAAGTCTACGCCACTCGCATTGAAAAACTGGCTCGTCGCGTCGCGGCTTTGGCTCCCGATCTACGCCCGCCACGCATCCTCGCCGCCCTCCAGCATGTGTTATTCGAAGAGCTGCGGCTGCGTGGCAATCGCGAGGACTATTACGATCCGCGCAACTCTTTCCTGAACGATGTCCTCGACCGCGGCCTGGGAATTCCGATCACGCTGTCGATCGTGTATATGGAAGTGGCGCGTCGCGTCGGGTTGCATCTTTTCGGAGTTGGCCTGCCGGGACATTTCCTGCTCAAGCGCTACAACGAAGATGGCCAGGAGATGCTGATCGATTGTTTCAACCGCGGCGACATTCTCAGCCGCCAGGATTGCCAGGGTCGTCTGGATGAAATCTACTCCGGCGGAATGACGATGCGGCCGGAGTTTCTGCGCCCCATCAGCCGGCGCCAGATTCTGACGCGGATGCTGAATAATCTAAAAACTGTGTATCTCTCCACGCGCAATTTCCGCAAAGCTCTGCCGGTTGCGGACCTTATCCTCCTTATTCACCCTCGATCGCCGGCAGAGGTGAAGCAGCGGGCGTTGTTGCGCTACAGCATGGGACTGCAGGGATTGGCGGTGGACGACCTGGAGGAATATCTGAAGCTTTCACCGCACGCGTCCGATGCCGAGGATGTTCGGCAGATGACGCTGTCGATCCGCCGCGCGCAGGCACTAACGAACTAGAAAGAAAATTTTAGAAGTGAGAAGTGAGAACCGTTTCCTCACCGCGGCGCCGTTTCCGGGCCGTCCGCGGGAGCGAAAGGCAGACGGCTGGCCCCGCGCAACATTTCCCGCTCCCGATCGGAAAACAGTCGCTGGAAACGCTGGGAGTTGATGACCTGCTCGCGCTGCTGCGCAGGCATCGCTGCCAGGTCACGTGCCGCGGCGGTCACCATGCGGCGGCGATCGGGAGGAAGTTGCTGAATTTGCCGCACCTGCTGTCTTTGTTCCGGGCTCAGGTGTTCCCAGGTTTCTTGACGATTGAGCATGCGCAACTGCTGTTGCGGCGGCAGGCTCGAAAAATGTTGCAGGCGCTGGCGCAGCAATTGCTGCCTTTCGGGAGACAACCGGTGGAATGCAGGATCGTTTTGCAAGGCTCGCTCCTGTTCCGCCGGCGGCATGTCTTTATAGCGTCGCAGCCAGTCGCCCCCGTGGCCCTGCACCCGTCCCGGCTGCCGCTGTGCTGCTGCCGGCGGTAACACATGTCTCTGCTGATGGAACGCGCCCTTCAGCGCCAGGCAGGGACGAGGAATGGCGAGAGCCACCGCCAGACCGGCCGCTGCCAGCCAACCCATTCTGTATTTTCCGCGCTTCATTTGCTCCGTCAGCGTTCCTCTCTGCTGCGCCACTCATTCGTTCATTCCAGCCCCCGAGTCGGTTACGGGTTCGCTACCGCATCGGGCTGCACATCCAGGTCATCCAGTACTTCGAAGTTGGAATACAAATCGTGATTCTGTTCCATGTCTTGCAAATCACTCACGGCGGTGCCGCGCTCTGCGGGCAAGGAACTCTCCGTAGGCCCAAGCCCGTAGATTCCGCTGCGCGCGAAGTACAGCCCAATGCCTACTCCCATAACTACGGTCAGCGCGGCCGCCAGCACCGGACGCCGGAACCACTGTAACCATCCGGCATGGGGCTCGGCCATTTCTTCCCGCAGACGGGCTTGCAGACGGGTGTCGAAATAAGCCGACGGCTCCGGCGTCTGCCAGTCATCGAGCAGCGCCATGGTGGCCCGCATGGCTTTCAATTCCTCCGCGCACGCAGCGCAACTGTCCAGATGCCGGCCCTCGTCCACGGTGGGTTCGCCGAACCCAGCCGCCACGTCGGGCATTCGTTCACGAATCTCATCGCATTTCATAACTGCTTCCCCTTAACTCGCTTCGCTCTTCGCCTTCTGCCTGTCGCTCACAAAAACAATGTACTTGCTTAAACGAATTCTTTTAACTGTTCCCGCAAAGTCTCGTATGCTCGAAAGAGCAGCGACTTCGTCGCCGACTCGCTCTTCTTCAACACATCGGCAATCTGCTTGTAATCCATCTGCTGATACTTGTGCATGATCACCGCTAGTCTCTGTTGCTCGGGCAGGGCCTCTACTTTACTTCGGATCGCCAGCATCCGCTCGCGGCGTACCATGGCTTGCTCGGCCGTCAAATGCCCGTCTGGCAGTTCGAGCGTGGCGCCGGTATCGTCGTCCGGTTCGTCCAGGCTAACCTGAACCTCGGGCCGCTCGTGCCGCGTATCGCGCGCGTGGTTGACCGCCAGATTGGTCGCAATGCGATAAAGCCAGGTCGTAAATTTCGCGTTGGCCTCATAGCTGGCGCGCGAGCGATACACGCGCAAGAAAACCTCCTGCGCCAGATCTTCGGCCGCCGCCGAGTTACGCGCCATCCGGTACATAAAACTCACCATCGGCCGACGATACTTCTGCACCAGATAATCGAAGGCCGACTGATCGCCCGCCTTGGCCCGCAGCATGATTTCGGCGTCGGAGGGCGATTCCGCGCCAGCCACGGCCGAGAATGCAGCCGACGACGCCGTCGCAGCAGAGATCAGCATGCCCCGGTCAAGTGCGGCGGTGCTCACACCAGTGTCAACCCCGTTGCGGCCCGAAAGTTGCGTCTCAGGTGGGATTGGAGAATGGGCAGAAGTCCCTGTAGAGGAAGGAGATACGAGTGCCCGCGGAGGTTTTGACTCAAGCGCCATGCAAAAGCGAAGGTTGCGAAGGCGTTCCTCGCCACCGCAACCCTAGGCTACCACGCAAGGCCATAGCGCCGAAACTCGGAACGCGACCTCCGCCCCTCCGCAATTTGCATAATCCGCGCGCAAATGTTTGAATGAAATGACTCTCGCAGGGCGCTTAACTCAGCGGTAGAGTGCCATCTTCACACGGTGGAAGTCATAGGTTCGAATCCTATAGCGCCCACCATCTTTTTCCGCAGTCGTCGAGTCCGGCGGTCGAGGCCATCCAACTTTCGGCTCTTCTGATCATCCCCGGATTAAAACTTCAATCAACCCCAAAGCGACGCCCCATCGCAATCTGGACTCAACTCTTAATAGTGCCTTGAGCAGGAGGATTCGTGACGGCCGCGAGTCGAATCTAAAATTGGGAAGCGTAGCTCCGCTGACTGGCCCTTCGATGCGTGGGACTTTCAATATGTGCTATGTTTCAGAAAAGAGGGCCCGTAGCTCAAACGGATAGAGCATCGGATTTCTAATCCGGCGGTTGCAGGTTCGAATCCTGCCGGGCCTACCATATTTTTCATACCTGACGAATCCGCCGGGCGATCGCCAGGCTTAGTCGACTCTTTGATCGCCGCGTGTTCTAAACCTTCGGCCCGCGGTGTTCGCACGTGGCAGTATTCAGGCACGAATCGGCCAGGCGCAGCCGCTCGACCGGCTTGCCGCCGAGAATGTGCGAATCGATAATTTCTTCGACGTCGGCTTCGGTGACGTGTCCATACCAGACAGCGTCTGGGTAAACGACGATGTTGGGGCCGTGCTCGCACTGATCGAGGCAGCCGGACTGGTTCGCACGCACTTTGCCCTTCAGACCGCGTTCAGCCAGCTTTTGTTTGAAGACCTTCTGAAGCCTGGCCTCGGCGGTGGGATCGCAGCAACCGCGGGGATGGCCCGCGGGACGCTGGTTTCCGCAAACGAAGATGTGTTTTTCGAACTTTGCCATGGGTTATCGAGAAGGCACAGGCGGTTGCGATGGCGGGATAGCCGTGTCGCAATGGAATTTTTCGCGCAGGGCGTCAAAGTGAAATACTTTTTCCATGAAACATCTCCCCGACGAAGCAGACTCTGACTGTCATCTTACCTGAGAAGCGAAGTTCTTCCCCAAGCGTACGCCGCCGCGTTGCTATTCTCCATCTCAACACGATAAGATAATCCGTACACATCTTCTCCGCTCTTATCCCTAGAATTTTTGGTGCAGCATTCCCCGCGGGCAAGGAGTGTGCGACCCCGGGCGCAGCGCAGGTATCCCTGCGCTTGAAATCTCGCTGACGGAGCTGGAATTGAAAAAAGGCAAGACTGCCGTGATCGTAGGCGCCCAATGGGGCGATGAGGGCAAAGGGAAGATTGTCGACGTATTGTCGGAGAACTTCTCCGTCGTCGCCCGCTATGCCGGGGGACACAATGCCGGCCACACCGTCATCATCAATGGCAAGAAGTTCATTCTTCAGCTCGTGCCGTGCGGCGTGCTCCGGCCCGGCTGTCGCAGCGTAATCGGCAATGGCGTCGTGCTCGATCCCTTGGCGTTCCTGAAAGAGGCGGGCGCGCTGCGGGAGGCCGGTGTGGCAATCGATGGCCATCTTTTCGTTTCCAACCGCGCTCACGTGATTTTGCCCTACCACCGCATGATCGAACTGGCGGCGGAGAATGCGCCAGGACGCGTCAAAATTGGCACCACTTCGCGCGGCATCGGCCCCGCCTACGAAGACAAAATGGGTCGCCGCGGACTGCGCGTCGCCGATCTGCTCGACTTCCAATTGCTGAAAAAACACATCGAAGCTGCGGTGCGCGAGAAAAATATGATCGCGCACGCGCTCTTCAACACCGAACCGCTCGATGCCGACAAGATGTACACCGAATACGCGCAGGCAGCCGAGAAGATCGCACCTTTTGTTTGCGACACCGCAGTCCTGTTGAACCAGGCGCTGAATAGCGGCGAATCGATTCTTTTTGAAGGCGCGCAGGGCACCATGCTCGACATCGATCACGGAACTTATCCTTTTGTCACATCTTCGAGCGCGACTTCCGGCGGCGCGGTGATTGGCACGGGCGTTGCGCCCAACGCCATCAATTCCGTGATCGGCATCACAAAAGCCTATTGCACTCGCGTGGGCGAGGGACCGTTCCCCACTGAGGACAGCAGCGACGCCGGGAATGAACTGCGCAAGCGCGGTAACGAATATGGCGCGGTGACTGGACGCCCGCGACGTACGGGATGGCTCGACCTGCCACTTCTGCGCTATTCGGGCATGATCAACGGCACCTCATGGCTGGTCGTGACCAAGCTTGACGTCCTCGATCACCTCGCGGAGATTCCGGTGTGCATCGGTTACAAAATCGATGGCAAACCCACTGCCGAAATTCCCGCGCAGGCCAGCGGCTACGAGAAAATCGAATGCGTTTACCGGAAGCTGCCGGGTTGGCAGACTGCAACCGAAGGCATCACCGACTATGAAACGTTGCCCAAGGCAGCGCGGGAATATCTGGCATTCGTCGAGAAGGAAGCGGGAGCGAAGGTCGGCATGATCTCCACCGGTCCCGATCGCGGCCATACGATTTTGCTGGATGAGTTCGTTACGGAGTTGAAGACCGCCGCAAAGAAAGCCTAGAATGTGCTCCCCAGCTGACCCGCGAGCGGGGAAGGAGCGAAACGATGGTGGTGTTGGCTGTTACGTGGATGGCGAAGGTTGGGCACGAGGCCGAAGTTGCCGCGATCTTTGAGAAGCTGACCGAACAATCCCGCAAGGAACCGGGAGTCCTCATGTTCCAGGCGCACCGGCACAAGACCGAACCGCGCCGCTACTTCGTGTACGAGCAATATAAAGATGACGCCGCGCTCGAAGCCCATCGCACCACGCCGCATTTCCTACAGTATGCGAAGAAAGACCTGCCCAAGGTTGGCGATCGCGTGGAAGGGCATTTGTATGAGCCGTTGGGATGATTGTGGGCGCGGGCGCTCCCGCCTGCGTTGGCTGCCCGCGAGGCAAGCCGACTCGAACGCCTATTTCGCTTTATCAATCATCAGTTCCCCGCCGCTTGCGTAACTCTCTTTTGAAACTTCGTTGAACGCCACGATAATCCCCTCGCGGCGCGCGCCCGCTTCTTCCACCAGAGCGTCGGTGATGCGCTTCGCGATCTTACGCTTCTGATCGGCGGTTCGGCCTTGCAGCATTGTTACTTGAACCATCGGCATAAGAAAC containing:
- a CDS encoding (2Fe-2S) ferredoxin domain-containing protein produces the protein MAKFEKHIFVCGNQRPAGHPRGCCDPTAEARLQKVFKQKLAERGLKGKVRANQSGCLDQCEHGPNIVVYPDAVWYGHVTEADVEEIIDSHILGGKPVERLRLADSCLNTATCEHRGPKV
- a CDS encoding sigma-70 family RNA polymerase sigma factor, with the translated sequence MSTAALDRGMLISAATASSAAFSAVAGAESPSDAEIMLRAKAGDQSAFDYLVQKYRRPMVSFMYRMARNSAAAEDLAQEVFLRVYRSRASYEANAKFTTWLYRIATNLAVNHARDTRHERPEVQVSLDEPDDDTGATLELPDGHLTAEQAMVRRERMLAIRSKVEALPEQQRLAVIMHKYQQMDYKQIADVLKKSESATKSLLFRAYETLREQLKEFV
- a CDS encoding adenylosuccinate synthase, which gives rise to MKKGKTAVIVGAQWGDEGKGKIVDVLSENFSVVARYAGGHNAGHTVIINGKKFILQLVPCGVLRPGCRSVIGNGVVLDPLAFLKEAGALREAGVAIDGHLFVSNRAHVILPYHRMIELAAENAPGRVKIGTTSRGIGPAYEDKMGRRGLRVADLLDFQLLKKHIEAAVREKNMIAHALFNTEPLDADKMYTEYAQAAEKIAPFVCDTAVLLNQALNSGESILFEGAQGTMLDIDHGTYPFVTSSSATSGGAVIGTGVAPNAINSVIGITKAYCTRVGEGPFPTEDSSDAGNELRKRGNEYGAVTGRPRRTGWLDLPLLRYSGMINGTSWLVVTKLDVLDHLAEIPVCIGYKIDGKPTAEIPAQASGYEKIECVYRKLPGWQTATEGITDYETLPKAAREYLAFVEKEAGAKVGMISTGPDRGHTILLDEFVTELKTAAKKA
- a CDS encoding 2-hydroxymuconate tautomerase yields the protein MPMVQVTMLQGRTADQKRKIAKRITDALVEEAGARREGIIVAFNEVSKESYASGGELMIDKAK
- a CDS encoding putative quinol monooxygenase, which translates into the protein MVVLAVTWMAKVGHEAEVAAIFEKLTEQSRKEPGVLMFQAHRHKTEPRRYFVYEQYKDDAALEAHRTTPHFLQYAKKDLPKVGDRVEGHLYEPLG